A DNA window from Streptomyces parvus contains the following coding sequences:
- a CDS encoding type VII secretion system-associated protein, whose amino-acid sequence MPEPPPEVVEAARELPDRWLSVPDAAWSGRGTPPDWAVPGRWRTDSTGTIVAWEDNEGYRLSPEALGWPRATDPVESAVQRAVTGYGPAAEVLRTLAASKVAVLIGPDGGPAALRSAQGDPVVPVFTSPAHLRALGSLAARLIPVADVVAGLPEGHSLYLNPTGPAGTIMETEALAEEIAAQERGEIRPAGTDSPEGPNTPRIRAVHVTDADRIAVDGPGTGGPADLSGPTEADAASAGTEARV is encoded by the coding sequence GTGCCCGAGCCGCCCCCGGAGGTGGTCGAGGCGGCCCGGGAGCTGCCCGACCGCTGGCTCAGCGTGCCCGACGCCGCATGGTCGGGACGGGGCACACCGCCGGACTGGGCGGTCCCCGGCCGGTGGCGTACGGACTCCACGGGAACGATCGTGGCGTGGGAGGACAACGAGGGTTATCGGCTCTCCCCGGAGGCGCTCGGCTGGCCCCGGGCCACCGACCCGGTGGAGTCCGCCGTCCAGCGCGCTGTTACCGGTTACGGACCGGCCGCCGAGGTCCTGCGGACCCTGGCCGCGTCGAAGGTCGCGGTGCTCATCGGCCCCGACGGCGGCCCGGCGGCCCTCCGGTCGGCCCAGGGCGACCCCGTGGTCCCCGTCTTCACCAGCCCGGCTCACCTCCGAGCCCTGGGGTCGCTCGCCGCCCGGTTGATCCCGGTGGCCGACGTGGTCGCGGGGCTGCCCGAGGGGCACTCCCTCTACCTCAACCCGACCGGACCGGCCGGAACGATCATGGAGACCGAGGCGTTGGCCGAGGAGATCGCCGCCCAGGAGCGCGGCGAGATCCGGCCTGCGGGCACGGACAGCCCGGAAGGGCCGAACACACCGCGTATCCGTGCGGTCCACGTGACGGACGCCGACCGGATCGCCGTCGACGGGCCCGGTACCGGTGGGCCCGCCGACCTGTCCGGTCCGACGGAAGCGGACGCGGCCTCGGCCGGAACGGAGGCCCGGGTATGA
- a CDS encoding type VII secretion system-associated protein, which produces MTSPSGAPDREPDGPAEAETADGPAAPGPRPSGVQGGSSAVLRGQPGFREPPEDYVKAAKAAPDHWLSVIDRHWTGDEDEPTPPWAILGRWRSDTEGDIVEWEENAQYRPSPDAHGWAPPVSPVDAAVQLVATGYASEDLFALMVADAEVAVCLDEVGGLAVTDAQDGTQAVPVFPASPKLDQARLPPHEMMLVPDLLDRLPEGKEVLVLSSSAPVGQLVTASALLAAHAELEEFARLERAEAWPPGPATGDGPEATPWPPGPAEERPEFFRGES; this is translated from the coding sequence ATGACGAGCCCTTCCGGTGCACCGGACCGCGAGCCCGACGGCCCCGCCGAGGCGGAGACGGCCGACGGGCCCGCCGCCCCCGGACCGCGCCCTTCCGGTGTCCAGGGCGGCTCGTCCGCCGTGCTGCGGGGCCAACCGGGGTTCCGGGAGCCGCCCGAGGACTACGTGAAGGCCGCGAAGGCGGCCCCCGACCACTGGCTGTCCGTGATCGACCGGCACTGGACCGGTGACGAGGACGAGCCCACGCCTCCCTGGGCGATCCTGGGACGCTGGCGCAGCGACACCGAGGGCGACATCGTGGAGTGGGAGGAGAACGCCCAGTACCGTCCCTCGCCCGACGCACACGGCTGGGCCCCGCCGGTCAGCCCCGTGGACGCCGCCGTGCAGCTGGTCGCCACCGGGTACGCCTCGGAGGATCTGTTCGCCCTGATGGTCGCCGACGCCGAAGTCGCCGTGTGCCTCGACGAGGTGGGCGGCCTGGCGGTCACCGACGCGCAGGACGGCACCCAAGCCGTTCCTGTCTTCCCGGCCTCCCCGAAACTGGACCAGGCCAGGCTGCCGCCGCACGAGATGATGCTGGTCCCCGACCTCCTGGATCGGCTGCCCGAGGGGAAGGAGGTGCTGGTCCTCAGCTCCTCCGCTCCCGTGGGCCAACTCGTCACGGCAAGTGCTCTGCTGGCGGCCCACGCGGAACTGGAGGAGTTCGCCCGTCTGGAGCGGGCCGAGGCCTGGCCCCCCGGACCGGCGACGGGCGACGGCCCCGAAGCGACTCCCTGGCCCCCCGGACCGGCCGAGGAGCGGCCCGAGTTCTTCCGGGGGGAGAGCTGA
- a CDS encoding type VII secretion system-associated protein yields MNDSTAAGPTATGHDAAPPVPEEIREAARLAPDHWLGMVDPAWAGEGDPPEWAVVGRWRSGLDGDIEEWQPNEAYQPSPQALGWPAPTDPVDEAVQLSATGYGPGEAVPRALATAEVAVLLAPGGTPMSAVSPDGTAVVPVFSSPVHLHAAGRFGYELAPVTEVLERLPEGHLLYVNPSGPVGMTVETDALRRAVDEATGATPEEPPRSTVAEAGDPQSSATGADGPESSPAAPLPDPAEETDREAPPRSES; encoded by the coding sequence ATGAACGACAGCACTGCCGCAGGACCGACCGCGACGGGCCACGACGCCGCGCCGCCGGTCCCCGAGGAGATCAGGGAGGCCGCCCGGCTCGCTCCCGATCACTGGCTCGGCATGGTCGACCCGGCATGGGCGGGCGAGGGCGACCCGCCGGAATGGGCCGTGGTGGGCCGGTGGCGGTCCGGTCTGGACGGCGACATCGAGGAGTGGCAGCCGAACGAGGCGTACCAGCCCTCGCCCCAGGCGCTCGGCTGGCCCGCCCCCACCGACCCGGTGGACGAGGCGGTGCAGCTCTCCGCCACGGGGTACGGTCCGGGGGAGGCGGTCCCCAGGGCGCTGGCCACGGCGGAGGTCGCCGTCCTGCTCGCGCCCGGCGGCACACCGATGTCGGCGGTCTCACCCGACGGGACCGCGGTGGTACCGGTCTTCTCCTCTCCCGTTCACCTGCACGCGGCCGGCCGATTCGGCTACGAACTCGCTCCGGTCACCGAGGTGTTGGAACGGCTGCCGGAGGGTCACCTGCTCTACGTCAACCCCTCCGGGCCGGTCGGCATGACCGTCGAGACCGACGCCCTGCGCCGGGCGGTCGACGAGGCCACCGGGGCGACGCCGGAAGAACCGCCGCGCTCCACCGTGGCCGAGGCCGGCGACCCGCAGTCCTCGGCCACCGGGGCGGACGGGCCGGAGTCCTCCCCCGCCGCCCCGCTCCCGGACCCCGCCGAAGAGACCGACCGCGAAGCCCCGCCGCGCTCCGAGAGCTGA